ATATCCACATATTCTTTCAAAAAACATTCACAATATTTATAGTAATTTTCATCTATTTCTTTATCGCCACAAGCATGCATTACCCAAGATTTATCAACATTTTGAACCATATTGGGTTACGCGGACAGGTTAAATGGCGAGTATCTCCTCATTTCGTACATTAGCGGAGAAATGCCACCTAATGCACTATGACGTCTTCTGGTATTATAATAATCAAACCAATTTT
This portion of the Negativicutes bacterium genome encodes:
- a CDS encoding integrase core domain-containing protein gives rise to the protein NWFDYYNTRRRHSALGGISPLMYEMRRYSPFNLSA